AGATATAACTTCAGTATCATATCACAAACGTTGAAACGCTCCACCACTCATCATTTACGCGAAGGCCACCGAGGAGCCGGACGGGAGCAGCATTAGCAGAACCGCGGGCAGTCTGCACATATCGGCCGTCTCCCTACCGGCGGAGGTGAGTATGCCCGGCAATCTCGGCTATCATACACACCCCCAGCGGCTGACAAGTTTTTGGGGAGTTGACCGTGGGGTGAGGGTTTGCTTCACTCCGGCGGTTGCACGGTAACGTCTCAAGTCCACCGGTCAGAGGGGAGTAACCCTTGTTAACACATCTGGTTTACGCGCTTTCGGGAGGCGGGGGCGGCGGAGGAGAGGGTGGCGACGGCGGCGGGGGAATCCTCGGCCTGATCCTCCCCTTCGTAATCGTCATCGCCATCTTCTACTTCCTCATAATCATGCCCCAGCGCAAGAAGGAGAAACAGAAGCAGGCCATGCTCAGCGCCGTCTCCAAGGGCGACCGCGTGGTGACCATCGGCGGCTTGAAGGGCACCGTAGTCGGGGTGGACGACAAGGAGGACTCGGTGACCATCCGCGTCTCGGGCGACGTGAAGCTCGAGTTCTTGAAGAGCTCCATCGCCCAGGTGATTTCCAAGGACCGATCGGCCGAGTAGCTCCCACCTTTGACCGGCGACCGACCGGCAACTGAGGAAGGGCGTGAGATGGCTGAAAAGATACTTGTGATCAACCCCGGCGCCACCTCGACCAAGATCGCCGTGTACGACGGCCAGAAGATGAGCTTCATCGAGGTGGTGCGCCATCAAGACAACCAGCTTTCGTCTTTTACGAGCATCCTGGACCAGCTCGCTTACCGCAAGAACCTCATCCTCGAGGTTCTTGGCAAAATAGGCCTCTCCTCGAAGGATCTCGACGCGACGGTGGGGCGGGGCGGGGCCTTCAAGCCCCTCGTCTCCGGCACGTACAAGGTCAACAAGGCGATGGTGTCCGACGTCGTTTCGGGCAACGTGGCCGCCGAGCACGCCAGCAACCTGGGCTGCCTATTGGCTTACGAGATAGCCAAGCCCCACGGTCTGCCCGCCTTCATCGTGGACCCCGTGAGCGTGGACGAGTTCGACGACGTGGCGCGCCTGAGCGGGCTGCCCGAACTGGAGCGCAAGTCCCTCTCCCACGCCCTCAATCTCAAGGCCGTCGCCCGCCGGGCGGCCGAGAAGCTGAAGAAGCCCTACGACAAGCTGAACCTCGTCATCGCCCACCTGGGGACCGGCATCAGCGTCTCCGCCCACCGCCGCGGGAAAATGATCGACGTGAACAACGCCAACGACGGCGGTCCATTCTCTCCCCAGCGCGCGGGCAGCCTGCCCACCACCGGGCTGATCAAGCTCTGCTTCTCGGGCAAATACTCCGCCGCCGAGCTCAAGAACCGGGCCGTGGGACAGGGCGGTCTCATGGCCTACCTGGGCACCGACGACATGCGCGAGTTAGAAACCCGGGTGGAGGCGGGCGACAAGGAAGCCCGGAGGGTGTTCGACGCCATGGCGTACCAGGTGGCCAAGGAGTGCGGCGCCATGGCCGCCGCCCTGGGGGGCAAACCGGACGCCGTGGTCGTCACCGGCGGCGGCGCCAAGAACAAGCTCTTCATGGACCTCCTCCTGCCCCGGATAAAGTGGCTGGGCGAGGTTCTGAATTACCCGGGAGAGGACG
The nucleotide sequence above comes from bacterium. Encoded proteins:
- the buk gene encoding butyrate kinase, with translation MAEKILVINPGATSTKIAVYDGQKMSFIEVVRHQDNQLSSFTSILDQLAYRKNLILEVLGKIGLSSKDLDATVGRGGAFKPLVSGTYKVNKAMVSDVVSGNVAAEHASNLGCLLAYEIAKPHGLPAFIVDPVSVDEFDDVARLSGLPELERKSLSHALNLKAVARRAAEKLKKPYDKLNLVIAHLGTGISVSAHRRGKMIDVNNANDGGPFSPQRAGSLPTTGLIKLCFSGKYSAAELKNRAVGQGGLMAYLGTDDMRELETRVEAGDKEARRVFDAMAYQVAKECGAMAAALGGKPDAVVVTGGGAKNKLFMDLLLPRIKWLGEVLNYPGEDEMGALACGALRVLRGEEKAKVYK
- the yajC gene encoding preprotein translocase subunit YajC, coding for MLTHLVYALSGGGGGGGEGGDGGGGILGLILPFVIVIAIFYFLIIMPQRKKEKQKQAMLSAVSKGDRVVTIGGLKGTVVGVDDKEDSVTIRVSGDVKLEFLKSSIAQVISKDRSAE